CCAGATGGACAGTGCAAAGGCAGGAggccagcacagcacagtgctcCCCGAGGCACGGCTCTCTGCAGaggggctgcctggcagaaagcCCTGCCATACTCAGCAACGGGGTATCAGCACTGAGCCATGCCACAGATCCCTGGGTTTAAGTTGCTGCTTCATCTCACCTGTGAAGAAGACTGCCTCCCTGAAGAATTTCAATCCTTGAAAGGACTATACCCAACAGTGACACCCGACGACGCAGCCTTGGTGTCACGTTCAAATGAAAGCCTGGACCACAGCTGAGGTCCACTGCACAACCATCCACCGGCTATGAGCAGCCAGGTCCTGGGAAGCTGCTGTCAACTCTTGCTTTCGAACCATTCCCCAAACCCTCCCCTCCTCGGGATGCAGCTGGGGGCCTGCAGCCAGACAGGGCCACCGGGGCCGAGCCCCAGGGCTGCGGATGCTGGCCACCCTCAGCAGCACAATGGGGGAATCACAGGAACCCAGACACTGGCCCCTAGAGAACCACAGCAGCGtgctcagccccacagccagcacaagCAGGAACCCGagtccagcagcacagccacccgAAAGCAGAAACATCAGCATAAAGGAGAtcaagcagcagagaaaaacgGGGTGATTTTGGTAGTTTTTGAAAAGATGACATGTGATGAAAGGCTCCTGTTCTAACTAAAGGAAACCCAGGTGGAAGACCAACAGCCCACCTTCCACCAAAAAGGCGCTAAGAGCTCTCTGATACACATTCAGGACTTCTCACAGAGTCtggaagcaaaggcagagaagagagaTCGGCTCTCCCTTACCTGTTCTTAGTAATTTGGGGAAAAAGGATAAAAGCCTGTTAAAAGCTACCTTtcagccccagcccaccccagggaCTGGGAGGTCTCAGAGGGAGCCTAAGGGACCCCATGTGGCCGCTTAATTACCAGAGGAGCATCCACCCCAACCAAGCAGCTCTTGGGACAAAGGAGCCTGAACTTCCAGATCCACCAAAAGGAAACACAGCACGGAGGGGACCGTGACGCTTCCTCCCACCACTGTTGCTGGCTCCAACTCATTTCTTTCCCCTGTGAGGTTTACAGTGCTCCCCACCATCTCCTTCTGCAGCTGAGCCAGCCTCAAGGGTTTCTGCTGCCAAACTCTCCCACCCTGACCCAAGCCCCTTTCACTGCCAAGGACAACTAGGGAAAGTTTCCAGTCTTGCCCCTCACATTCAACATGTTCCACACCTTTGCGCCCATAAACCCATCACTTTTTCCTCTATCCAATCCTCCATCCAGTTTCCCTTTATGCCTATCTTCACACCTCGTTCCTCCAGCCCCATACAGCTACAGCCCCTCTAGCTTTGCCCAGCTATGCCTCAGCTCTCCAAATGCTCAAATTCCtccttaaaatgtcttttccttaCAGTGCTTCAGCAGCAACTAaatcctcctttcctcctctgctgaaACCAGAGCAAACTGCATCATTACCAGACTGCACCAATCCGTCCAGCACAAGAGCTGGGCTGATCAGAAACGTAATAAGCTCCATGATGACTACATAATGTAAGTGCTTATTAAATAAAGCAATCAACATTGATGAGAGCAGAACACACACACCGTTTTATAACAGATGCTCCAGATACTAGATAGATAATAGCCACTTGCTACCCCAAGGGACATACTGCATTCCAGGTCCACTAGACAGGCAATCTCTGGCAACGGGCAAGCCTCACGTGTGCTGGCTGTTACTCACATCAAACCTATGaacccagcagctcctggggcaattctttcatttttcttccctttcacagATGCAGTGGTACCCTCTACTGAAGCCTTGGCTTCCTTCTGCCTGGCCAAGACAGTAGGAAGAGAAGGGCTCCCATTTCCCCCTACCAtgcagggaaggcagaagaCACTCTGTAATTCCTTTCCACCAGAGGATGACAAAGGGGTCGACATCACCCCCCTCCACCTTTTTATGGAGGCAGGACCCCACTTATAAAACCAACTCTTGTACTTCTCATTTACTCCAGATCAGTGTGCCACTGCCCTACAAGGGAGGCTTTACCTACACTGGCTTACTCTAAGGACCAGCGCGCCTCTTCCAACAGCATCCTCACACAGAGACCCCCTGAAAACTCAGGGTGCAGTGACTGACCCACTGCCTCTTGTGTAACCCAAGCCCACTTCGCCCCTCAAGGTAATGTGGCAGGCGGGCACACAAGCAAGCACTGCCTAACGCTGATGTTGGCCATGAGTCATCTCCAAGCTGCTCTGGCCTCTTCCTGgcatgaaaaaaatccctaatGAAGAGCAACACTCAGGCTGCACACAAGACAATCCAGTCTGAGTAATGCGCGGTCATCAGTCCCCACACAGATCTCGGTTCTGGCTCTGCAGAGGTCAGCAAAGGAAGCAGCACAACACAAACCAGGGTCTGTGAATATCCCCCTCCTTTCCATTAAGTACCCCCATCGCATCCCTCATAGGAAAGGACAGGACAAACTGGAGCCTAGAACAAGCATCATCCAGGAAATGACTCGATGGGAGAAGGATCCAGAGTGTTCACTCCTCCCTTCTTGCCTTAATACTAATCTTCCTCCAGCTGTAATGgtttcctgttttccagctgctttgaCCCCACTGAGTCACTGCTCATCTCCAGGTCACCCACATCAGGTTTTTATCTGGAAGAAGAGGAGGCCAGCGGACCAGCTGCTGCCCAAAAAACATGGTCCTGGTGTGTTCCTGACCACTTGCTTTCTTGAAACACAGAGGAGCAAGTTAcaggatgaagaagaaaaaaagcaacaaaacaataaaaaatggTGCTGGCAAAGGTTAAAATTCAGGGTTAATGCTCTAGAAAAAGAGCCTCCTAAAAGCATGGAACAGGTCCTCACCAGACTGCAGCAAGGGCTTTACAAACTTCACAAAGCTCCTGTGATACAGTCCTATCCCTTCGCCTCTGTCAATGCACAATTTCTTGATTACTTGAATCAAGTCTGAGATTTCCCTTACCCGTGGGCATGTAGGGTAGGAAACGTCGattggaagaaagcaagcagaagcagTTTTCATGTTTAGAACTACACAAAAATACTCTGGTAAGCAAGCAGCAGGAGCTCACCATGCCAGAATAAATTATCTGTATGATACCGAAGAACAACAACTTACTGCCTGATCTTGTCATTCCTGGGTCCAAATCTTGGTCCAGAAGGCCCTCTCCTGCAGGCAGAAGAGAGAGCAATCAGGGCGGAAGATACAACaataacatgtttttaaacCAGACTCAAAAGATATGCAAGAGATGAACCAACGCCTTGCAGACAGAGGTTTGTTCTCATACCTCCCATCAGTCCCTCCCACGTCCTAGGATATGCGGGACACCCCACTCCTATGAAGGTCACACCTATTAAGTCTCAATTCACATTCAATACCAAGGCTCTGGGAGATCACCTCAAAGGAATTAAAGATTTTGATTCCCAAGCCCCCACCTatgtggcagggagcagctttTGGTATTTGACACCTCCAGtctcagagctgcaggcagTTAAGACATCGCATTCCCTACAGCAGCCATTCAGAAACTCACAAGAAAAAGTCTTCCTCTTCATCCGAATCTTCTTCTAACAGGTTCctctgcaaatacagaaagaaaaccaaaccacctcGTCAATAAGCCACCATCACTGCGCACACACGTTTCTAGCCCTTAGGATGCAATTGGCATCTTCTGACTGCAGGTTTCAGGCAAGCCCTCCTTTGGAAGGGATCAACGGTACTTTTTAAGTGTCTGGAGTTGTGCTGTTCCTCTCTGCTTGTGACCAAGGACCAAGCTGGACATCTCTGTGCCACTATTATCACCTCGGTGGCGTTGGCTAACTGTGTAAAGCACAGACTGATGCACAGCTCTGACTTGGGACAACCTgcacctctgctgctgagccGGACTGGTTTTGCATCAACGGCCAGTTGCCAGCGCAGGTTCAGATCCCATTTCTAGGGGTCAGTGCAACTCCCTACGACGCAGAAACAGCTGGTGCCTCAGCATGGTGAGCTCTTCCCAGGAAAGTGGCAGGCAGGGCCCCTACACAGGCCAGCTGTGGAAGGAAGGCCCTTTCTGCTCAGGGGACAATCCCCAGGGCTGCACACTGTcaacagcagctcctcaaaACCCATCAGCTTTGCCCCTACAGCCACCCTGGGGTATCCCATCCAGTGGCAAGTCAGGTCTGCTCCCCATTTGGAGGATGGGGTTTCTCCAGCCACCTGATGGCAGCAAGAAAAGCCAAGGAAAGACGCTGGGCTCCCTGCACGGCATGTCCGAGGGGGTCGGCCACTCCAAACCCCTGACTCGGGCAAAGGCTACAGCCAGGCTGGAAAGCAGAGTGGTCTGTAGCTCCTCTGCTTCGCGCCAAAGGGCTCCCCTTGGGCGCAGATTTGCTGCTCCACCCCACCATCCAAAGGTGATTTTTAAGAGCAACTTCACAATCCCACTTGATCCTGAACGTTTCAGACAAAGACGTTACTAGAGTTCATTTCTCTTAtcagagcagcacagatttTTCCAGTTGAGCTGAGGGCTCCCAGTAACATCTACTTACAGTCAAAAATAATCAAGAGGGGGAAACGGCACACTGCAAGTGTGGGCCTAGGAACACATGGGATGGTCCTTACTGTGGTAccaacagctgctgcttcccttaTGCATAAATCTGGGCTCCCACTTGCAAGCACAGTGCTCTTATTTTGAAGCTCACCTATGTTGCCATCCTTGTCACATTGGCTCAATCAACTTAAGCAACCAGTGAGACCACACCATAGTTCCAGCCATCACCTCCCTCAAGGGACACCTCAAGGTGAACCGCTTTTGGCAGCATGGGACCCTCGCCTCCCTGACAGCTATTGTGAGCTGCAGCGATCTTTTAGACTATTGACTACACTCGGGTTTAGCACAGCGCGACCTCAGGATAAACACAGCAGGTTAAATCCACTTTGTCCGAAACAGGGAACTGCACCGCTTTGACCCGTATCCAAAGGCTGAAACATCCAGGGACGTTGGTGACAGGAGAAAAATCCACCTGGAAAGAGCAGGGTAaccccccgccgcccccacgcCCTTCGGCAAAGCGCCTAACGGGCCTGGCCGAGCcctgcagaggggcaggaggctggagcccACCGGGACCCTGCGCCCACAGCCTAAAGGGACTGGAAGGGGCTCCCAAAGCGGGCGCAGCTCCCAACGAGgtttgtttccaaacacacgcAGGGGAGAGCCGCACGGGCACCCCGCGCTGCCCCAGTGCCGCTGCCCCACAGCAATGGGGCGGCTGCAGGCCGCGCTGGCCCCTCCGGCGAAGGGGGCTATAGCTTGGCCCGGGCCAGCCCGGTGGCTACCAGCACCGGGGTCCCCACAGCACCTTAAACAGCCACCTGCCGTGGGCACCCACCCGGGGcacccccacagcagcagccccccgctACGGGGCCGCGGGGGGACCTGCACTCACCCGCTCGCTCTTCACCGAGCCCGTGACCTCGTCGTCGTTCAGGTGCCGCTTGAATTTCGGAGGCATGGCGTCTGAGGCGGGAGGAGAGGCCtgcagggacgggcggggaaCCGGGGGGTCAccgggctgcccggggccggggcagcgcccggGGGGTGCCAGGGAGCCCCGCACCGGTGGGCCCGGAGAgtggggggaaaggagaaagcGGCCCTGGGGTGTGGGGATGCGCGGGACCCCGGGGGAGGGGGATGCGAGAGCCCCCCGCGGGGGTGGTGCAACGGGCCCCGGTGCCCGGCACCCGCGCTTTCAcccggccccaccgccccgGTGCAGCCCTCCGGTGCCCCAGGGTCGCCGGCAAGCAGAGCCGGTGCCCAAACAGAGACACCCGACCACCACGACAGCACAGGACCCCCTCACCGCCACCCCCGCTGCCGCCGCATCCTCACCGGGCTCCGctccgggccgggccggcgggaAATGGCCGGTACGGCGGCAGCggcaggtcagctgtcccatcGACCGCCTCGGCACTCCGCCCGCCGCGCCGAGCGCCGAGCGATCGATGGCGGGGAAAGGGGCGGGGCTTGCCCGGGGGCGGGGCTTGCCCGGGGGCGGGGCCCGGAGCGGCGGGACCCGTGGGGGCTGGCCCGGCacccggggccggcgggggggcagctccagcagcccgCGAGCACGCTGGCCCGGGACCCGGCGGCTGGCAGCGCTCCCGGCTGGGCCCCGTGCGACACCTCCCTGCCCGCCCGCGGGGGGGTCCTGCCGCCACAGCCCCCGGCATCGCCCCTGGCAGCCGGCCCCGCCACTAAagccccggcggcggccgcaGGCAGCCGGAGCCCGGCCAgcggccccgggggggcggggggggggaggttgtGCCGCTGGGCACAAGCCACCGTCGCCACAAGCATCTGGAAGATTCCGGCTCgtccccccccgtccccccccgaCCCTCTCTCCCCACCGCCCTCCCGCTCTATAAATgcgggcggccgcgggcggcggcagagcgggggcgcggcggggccaTGCTGGGGGCCTGGCTGCTGCTCGGGGGGGCGCTGGCCCTGGGCTGCCGGGCGCAGGCGGCCGCCCAACGCCGCGCCGATGACGGCTCCGGCCGCTGCACCTACACCTTCACGGTCGCCAGCCCCGTCGAGGCCACCTGCTCCGATGGCGGCGGCGTGTCCGAGCTGCGGGCCGAGCTGGCCGCCCTGGCCGCCCGCCTGAGCCGGCTGGAGAGCCGGGAGCGGGGCACGGGGGGCTCGGGGCCGCGGGGCGCcgaggcggggggcgggcgggacCCCCAGCgggccgccccggccgcccgcctGGAGGCCGCCTACAGCGAGCTGCTGCGGGCCAAATCCcggctggaggaggagaaggggcgGCTGGAGCGGGagaaggaggagctggggaggcGGCTGGAGAGCAGCGCCCAGGAGATCACCCGGCTGCGGgccgcccgctgcccccccggcGCCGAGGGGCCCGGCCGCGACACCCTGCGCGGCCCCGGCAAGGGTAAGTgccccccggcgcccccgggcGGGAACCCTCGCGGTGGGCTCAGCCCtaccggggaggggggcacaggctgctgcagcgagccccctccccatccctcagtGGGGGCCGGCAGCCGGAGCCCTCCTCACCCCGCCATGGGAGCGGGGATGCGGGGGGCCACGCTCGTCTGGGGGGGGTAGGAGTGCCCTGAAGGAGCATTAAGCCCCGCGCCAGGGGGGCAACAGCGGCGTGGTGGGGTCCCTGTCGGCAGGTCACAGCGTGCCCCGCCGCAGCGGGAGGGGGCACCGGGCTCCTGCCCGAGGCATTGGCATTTTggggggcagcagtggggcGTGCAGCCCCCCGAGGGCAGGCGTGGCGGTGAGGGGGGGGCTGGCTCAGCCCCTGCTCACGCCGTGCCTGGCCACGCCGCAGCCCCTCGCTGGGACCCGCAGCCCCTCGCCTACCAGGAGCTGCAGTCGGAGAGGACGGAGGTTCCCGCGTCCCGGCTGCTGGAGGAGACGGCGCTCGGCCGGCCGGGGAGCCAGGACTCGGGTACTGCCACCGGCCCcgtgccctgctgctccccggTACCGCTTGGCCCTCGCGAGGGGCTCACCGGGCGCCACCGCCGAGCACTAACccccctctgtcccctcctgtccccgAGCAGGCTGTGGCGAGCTGGTGTGGGTGGGGGAGCCCATCATCTTCGGCCGGGCAGATTCCATCGCGGGCAAGTATGGCGTGTGGATGAAGGACCCCGAGCCCGTGCCCCCCTTCACGCGGGAGACCACCTGGCGCGTGGACGCGGTGGGCACGGAGGTGCGCCAGCTCTTCCAGTATGAGGCGGCGGAGCAGCTGGCCCGGGGCTACCCCGCCAAGGTGCACATCCTGCCGCAGCCCCTGGAGAGCACGGGGGCTGTCATCTACCGTGGTGGGCTCTTCTTCCAGCCCCGCCGCTCCCACACCGTGGCCCGCTACGACCTGCGGGGAGAGGCTGTCACGGCCCAGAGGGAGATCCCCGGTGCCGGCTACCACGGGCAGTACCCCTACTCCTGGGGGGGCTACACCGACATCGATCTGGCGGTGGATGAGACGGGGCTCTGGGTGATCTACAGCACCGAGAAGGCCCGGGGGGCCATCGTCCTCTCCAAGCTGGACCCTGAGACGCTGGAGATCCAACAGACCTGGGAGACCAACATCCGCAAGCGAGGGGTGGCCAACTCCTTCGTCATCTGCGGCACCCTCTACACTGTCAGCAGCTACTCGGCACCTAACGCCACCATCAACTTCGCCTACAAcacagccaccagcaccagccGGGCCCTCAGCATCCCCTTCGAGAACCGCTTCCGTTACCTCAGCATGGTGGATTACAACCCCACTGAGCGACAGCTCTTCGCCTGGGACAGCTTCAACATGGTCACCTACCCTATCCGCCTCTCCCAGGCatgagccagggctggggatgcGCCGGCTcagccccccccacccccatgcGTGCCTTGGCACCCCGCTTcgctccccagctccccctggCACAGCCGGGAGTGCCACCTTAGATAGCCCCACGCAATGGTGGGGGCCACatgctgcccagctgtgctgccgTGGGGCCACCAACATCTCCGCTGGCACCTCTGGCAATATCCTGTCGTGCTCAGCGTAGCGGTGAGAAAGGAAGCGCTCCTGCCGAGCGCGGCTGAGCCACTGAGGCACCTCTCCCCAGCCTCAGCagggtcgtggtgggctgcagtggtAGCCAGCCCTGAGCTGCTCAGCATCCTCGGAGCGCCCAGCCTGGCCACCCTGAGTTCAGAGCAGGGAGGGCTCCAGCACGGtgaaggcagggcagggcaggtggtgggggtggggagaggctgTCGGGGAGGGTCCCACCTAAATCCACCCCCAGGACCCCATCAGCAGCAGAAGTTTTGCGGAGACCTCCCCAGTTCGGGCAGGCCTcgtggcacagagcagcacttGCCCACCAGCGGCGGCCCCACTGCCGAGCTCCCCTGCTGAGAGCCCACTGGCCCCGCTGCATCCCACTCCGCTGGTGCCCAGGGGCAGCCGGGAGCTCAACTGCCTCCAGAAATCATCCGGCAGGaccaaaagcagcagggaatATGGACAGTTGTTGCACAAGCCTTGTTTtattgggaaaagaaaaagaagccaagAAAGCAGTGGTGAGGAGCGCTGGCAGAGCACCCCTCGGCATGCCCAGCCCCTCAGCCACATGCTTCAGCTTCTCGGCCATGCCCGGCCACCGATGCAGCTACGGCCCCgcctggctggcagctccctgtgccaggcCAAAACCCACCGGTTTTAACTATTTATTGTAGAAAGTTTGtaggaagctttttcttccccctacCTCCCCGGCGTTCGGGGCAGATGAAGCAGCGGCAGCTGCAATCCCCAAAGGATACCCCAATAAACGCTGCTCACCACCGCTGCGGCCGTGCACCTCGTCTTTCCAAGCCCAGGTTTTCCTGGGgatttggtgggctggagcGTGGAGGGGGTGTGAAGCGCTGCTAGTGCTGGTTCCCCCACCTCGATGCACTGACaggctggaggtgctggagggcagctgTAAAGCTTTGGCTGGGAAAATGCCACGTTTGGGAGGCAGCTGCTGACGGGGCTGACCCCAGGAGCACTTTTATTTAGCGTGAAGGGGGGCTGGGACATACCTGCAACACTGAACTAGAATAAAAGTTAAAGCTTCAGCGCGCTAAACCCTGGAGATTTACTGAATGGGACAGATCGGCATGCTCCAGGTGGCAGGGctgcaagggggggggggatggaggCAGCCCCCTGTTGTTGCCGCAGCACCAGGACGTATGGCCACTTCGGGACGTATGGCCACTCGCTGAGGGGACAGCACCGCTGGGAGCCCGTGCTGGAAGGGCAGGAGGCAAGGGGGTGTCAGGAGGGCggtgggtgctggctgcaggtAGGATGTGCTCCTCCGCAGCCAGTCcagcggggggggggaaccGGGGATGGGCCCTGCCAGACcaccgggacgggctggggagGGTGTGTGATGGGACATGCCCCAGGGGGGACCAACCTGGGGCCACAGGGTGGGGAAGCAGGTGGGACCCCAGCACACCGAGGCAGGAGGCTGAAAGACCCCTTCTCACCCCCCTGCGGGGCTGGGACGATCCCAGAGAGCCAGCACGGACCCTACAGCGCTGTTCCCGTGCAGCGCCCCATGACCCACCCCAAGCCCCCGCTGCACCACCCCCATTTGCACAGAATTAGGGCTCATCCCCCCTTGTCTGCGGGCCTcagcccaggcagagcagtGACGCAACCCCCTGCCACCCGCAGTCAGGGAGCCCCCAGGGCCCCCCGCCACCCCAATGCTGCATCATTGACACTGCAGCAGGTTACGGGCTTCACCTGGATCCCCACGTGGTGCGGGGTGCTGCTCGCGGTGCCCTGGGATGGCACCTTCgcacctcccctgccctcctgcccggGGGgtggcagccccctgcccgctgTGCCAGCCAGCGGGAGCTGGGTGCCCCGCTCCCagcgtggggagggggcacctGCTGTGACTGACCCCAGCCGCTGCAATTAACTGATGGTGCATCACGGGCGTTCCTGGCCTCGGGGAAGAGGGGTGCACAGCGCTGCTCCCTGGGAAGCAGCATCCCCCCGTCCCGCTGCCAAACCCGCCCGGGCCAGGCAGTTGCCTGCgccctggagcaggggaacGAGGCAAAGGCCAGGGCAAGACAGGCAGCAGATGTGGGGGCGAGGGCAGCGATGGGGTCACCCAAGAGACATCATGTGCCCACTGGGGCCGGGAGGAGCGAGGCAGGCAGCCCCACACGCAGAAAACCTGCTGCCAAGGAGGGGAGAAAGGCATTTCTGTGCCAAAGTGGGGTGGGAGGCGAGGCCGGAGCCTCCCTGGGCCCTGCAGCGCCCCAGAGGCACCAGTTGAGCTCCGGTGTAGAACTGGGCTGGTTTCAAGGgtccccagggagcagcagcctcagcagctgcaCTGTGAGCAGACACCAAGGGCAGAGCGCCCCCGCCCTTCCCGCTGCCAGCACTGGGGTCTTTTCGGGCTGGGAAGGGCATCACTTAATcaactaagaaaataaatgaagacgAGCCAACGTACACAGGGTTTCCAGAAAGCTGGGCTGGAGCCGAGCAGCGCTGAACACGCAGCTTTACTTAACAGACTTTGCAAAAACAAGCCCAGTCCTTCCCCTCCCGCAGCCCAGcaagggcagccccagcccaggggggCTGGATCTGGCCCCAGGCGCGTTTAACCCCCTTCTGGGAAAAGTTACTGTCTTTTTGCAGACTGAACGTTAATAAGaaaggaataggaaaaaaaaaaaagttaatttcccCAACATAAACAGCTGCCTAATTCATGGGGAGTTCAGCATAATTATTTGTGATGACCGGAGTCCTAGAAAAGAGATTACACACCAAATCCCACTCAAATTAGAAAAGCAAGATCTACTCCAGTGCAAACGGCCAGCAGCAAGTTATCCGGTTAAACGTCAGGAATGATTCAATGAATCGGGGTCAGTGACTGAAAGCTCAGCCTGGCCTCAAAGGCGGCCGGGGTGGTTGGGGCAGCTCGGGAGAGGCACGCACCAACATCAGCTCGTTCGGATGCACAAAACGCccaagcatttgcttttcatgaaGTTCCTGCAGAAATATCCTTGTTCTGCTCAGCACAAGAAACAGCCAAAAGCTCGGTACGTTCCCACAGCCGACCGTGGGAAATGCGCCAGAGTTTACTAGTAGCTTTCCTGGAGAATTTGAGATTAATCCTTTCAGCaacatttccttaaaaacaGACCAGTCAGGTGAACGATTGCCCATTTTTAGGGTGTGCCTCCAAGACGAACCAGGCAGAAGACAGCCTCAGAACAAGGGGACATCAGCGTCACTCAGTTACTCTTTCACAGCACATTTATAGATCAATGCCCACGCTCactccctccccccacctccatcCTCCTTTCCCTGAGCCTTTCCCCCAGCCATGCTCGTATGgttcctgtaaaaaaaaaaaaaaaaaaaaaaaaaaggtgatttaCCTGTGGCGTTACCTACGCTGAGGTTGCTTCCTCCCATCACTCCATCCATGGATGACGGCACCTTTATTTACTCCTTATTGCTGCAGCTCAACCCCCTACAAGgaccagcctgggcaggagaggGCTCCAGCTCCTCCGGTGCCCCCAGGCCACCCCCACCACAcgcggggctggcagcaccaccaGTGACCACAGGTACATCTGCACAACTCCCGGTGGCGCTCGCAGAGCCACCCGCCGCGGGCTCTCCTTCCTTGGCACTCCCTGGAGGCACAACACGAgctggcaccttctccagagGCAGGGATCGCTCCTCAGAGACCAACCACGAGAAGGTTTCTGGTGTTTGTTATGAACCAAGTTCCCTCTGGTGGGCAGCTGACACATCCTGCCTCCTCCTAaccctgcagcagggatgccTTCACCCCCACAGCAGAAGGCCTGGAGGCCGCCTCACCCTTCCTTCTGCCCCTGCTTAAGGGCCCGAGTCAGTAATCGGCAATCGCGTAATGTGAACGCGCGGCAGCCAGCGTGCTGCGGGAAGGGAGCGGTTCAGGAGCGGTGCAAGGAGGCAGCCACCCGCGTCCTCGGGGCGGCTCACGCCagagctcagctcctgcaggaaaCATCTTGCTTGTGACAGCCCCTTGCTGTGAGGGTGCTGGCACCTGGAGAGTGGCCGGCTACAACCGTTAGTTTAGCGGCTGCTTAAACTGAGAGGAACGGGCTGGGCTCATCCTGGTCTCCTCTGACGAGCAGCTCTTCGCTAGGCAGCTCACCAGCATCTTGCCAATGCAACCGGCAGGCTCCTTCCAGAGCTCGGTGGAAGCACATCCTGCGAGGCCTTTGCTGCAGAATGACATCGAAAGTGCTGGCGGAAACAAAAAGTTGttgttttcaaacagtttttttcttctgaagtctgTTCTCCCCAAGCTGCAATGCACACTCTTCGCTTGGCGCACGACGTTCAGGTGCTCTCCTTGCATCCTGCAGCGCTGTGCTAATCATGAGATTACCCGGATACTTTATTTAGAGAATACTTTATTAGTTTCTGTAATCAAACCCATGTAAATAAGACCGTACATATTTAATACAGTGCGTTACCCCtgtacaaatggaaaaaaattaagtttaacATTTCTAGACCAATATGGCTGTTAATTTCTGTACAATGCCAACTCACACTACAAGTGGGATACTTTTTTCCAAAGTTGACATCACAGCTAAAGTTTCCAAAAGttcaaattatatatatatatttatataaaaagatAACCAATAGCGATTCACTAGGCATCGATAGCAGCAACAG
Above is a window of Falco biarmicus isolate bFalBia1 chromosome 11, bFalBia1.pri, whole genome shotgun sequence DNA encoding:
- the MYOC gene encoding myocilin isoform X2; amino-acid sequence: MLGAWLLLGGALALGCRAQAAAQRRADDGSGRCTYTFTVASPVEATCSDGGGVSELRAELAALAARLSRLESRERGTGGSGPRGAEAGGGRDPQRAAPAARLEAAYSELLRAKSRLEEEKGRLEREKEELGRRLESSAQEITRLRAARCPPGAEGPGRDTLRGPGKGCGELVWVGEPIIFGRADSIAGKYGVWMKDPEPVPPFTRETTWRVDAVGTEVRQLFQYEAAEQLARGYPAKVHILPQPLESTGAVIYRGGLFFQPRRSHTVARYDLRGEAVTAQREIPGAGYHGQYPYSWGGYTDIDLAVDETGLWVIYSTEKARGAIVLSKLDPETLEIQQTWETNIRKRGVANSFVICGTLYTVSSYSAPNATINFAYNTATSTSRALSIPFENRFRYLSMVDYNPTERQLFAWDSFNMVTYPIRLSQA
- the MYOC gene encoding myocilin isoform X1 → MLGAWLLLGGALALGCRAQAAAQRRADDGSGRCTYTFTVASPVEATCSDGGGVSELRAELAALAARLSRLESRERGTGGSGPRGAEAGGGRDPQRAAPAARLEAAYSELLRAKSRLEEEKGRLEREKEELGRRLESSAQEITRLRAARCPPGAEGPGRDTLRGPGKAPRWDPQPLAYQELQSERTEVPASRLLEETALGRPGSQDSGCGELVWVGEPIIFGRADSIAGKYGVWMKDPEPVPPFTRETTWRVDAVGTEVRQLFQYEAAEQLARGYPAKVHILPQPLESTGAVIYRGGLFFQPRRSHTVARYDLRGEAVTAQREIPGAGYHGQYPYSWGGYTDIDLAVDETGLWVIYSTEKARGAIVLSKLDPETLEIQQTWETNIRKRGVANSFVICGTLYTVSSYSAPNATINFAYNTATSTSRALSIPFENRFRYLSMVDYNPTERQLFAWDSFNMVTYPIRLSQA